The Lolium rigidum isolate FL_2022 chromosome 1, APGP_CSIRO_Lrig_0.1, whole genome shotgun sequence region ggcgcggccaaggcctgggccgcgccagcctatcatctggtgggcctgtggcccccctctggcgactctcgggtgttctggaagcttcgtccaattctaagactctgggcgttgatttcgtccgattccgagaatatttccttactaggatttctgaaaccaaaaacagcagaaaacagcaactggcccttcggcatctcgtcaataggttagttccggaaaacgcataaatatgacataaagtatgtataaaacatgtagatatcatcaataatgtggcatggaacataagaaattatcgatacgtcggagacgtatcagacgccaaGGACTCCGCCACCATCGGAGGCCGGCAAGGGAGGGGGCTAGCTCCAGCCCAGGGAGCTACGAGCGCCGGCCCACCGAGGACCGGATCCATCTGCGCGACTGCCCCGACAGCAGCCGCGGACTTCTCGAACGGACGAGGGGAGACGGCCGGTGACGCAGCGGCTGCGAGCACCTCCTCCGCGAACtcccgccgccctagtgtgtgcctCCCATAGGCCTTCGCACGGGCACGGCGGCGGCACGAAAGGACGGTGGTGAAACCCTCACCATCGGCGTCGCCCCAGGCCGCATCGGAGCGGAGCGTGAGGCACATGGTTCCGCTTTCCCCGACACCTCAATATCATACATATGTCAGACAAAATATCAGAAGATAGGCAATACGAGAAGAATCTTTATCTAACAATATTGATTAGGATAAACACAAGCTAAAGCAGTGTCCCGTTCATTTTTTTCGGAGAAACGGCGTAATTTattaatagaaaatcaagttAGATGAGTAAACAAACGTGTGGAAACTAACTACTTTATGCATAATCACGAAATGCTTGTATGTTTTGTCGATGTGTTATCTCTGTACTTTATGCATAAtcatgaaaggtttgtatgctttgaacatatatttgaatatatttttatttgctctAATAAATAAATCATAGCTTTTTTGTTCTCataagagttttttttttgcgattgCAGTATGAGTAAATATTTTACAATTGAAGAGTAATTATAGGGTCCGGATTGCGTCGTGCCCAGAAACGGAAATCCGaacgtgatctccctataatttcccaCCTTTTTGTGTACGGTCCAGAAAAGGAAGAGCTTTCGTCGACTTAGGTCTTCTGGCCGTCTTCTCGGACTCGGAGTTTGTGCCGCCGCGGTTTCGATCTTGTGATTGTGCTCCCCTCATTACCTTCCTCCGCTTCAACTTCGTTATCTTATCCGTGAACTGTCTCCGTCCCTGCGGTCGCCGTCGTAGAGACTCGTTCACCACCGGCGGAATTAATCGTCCATCGACGCCTAACGACATGGCTGCCACAAGGACGGTATCGACGTGTATCCCGGTGAAGACGCAGGGCAGCCATGTGTTCAGGATCTTCGGGTACAGCCAGCACAAGGGAATCGGCGTAGGAAAGTTCATCAGGTCCGGCGCCTTCTCCGTCGATGGCCACGACTGGGCCATCCGCTTCTATCCGGACGGGTTCAGCCAAGGCAGCTCACATTGCATCTCGGTTTATCTCGAGCTTTTGAGCAAGGACGCCAAGGTGCACGCATCCTGTGTCCTGAGTCTGGTTGACCAGAGCACCGGGTTGGCTTCTTCGTTGCACAAGACCGATCCGAGGATGTTCAACGAAAATGACAGCAGCAAATTTGCTCCCCAAGAAGGGTCATTTATATCACGGCACGTGTTCGAAGCTTCGGCTAACTTACGGGACGATCACATGGAGATCGAGTGCGTCGTCACCGTCATGAAAGATGCGCGGGTGTCTGAAACCAAACCGTGCCCCAGAATCGAGGTGCCGCAGCCCGACATCACAGCGCATCTTGGCAAGCTGCTGGAAGCAAAGGAGGGGGCGGATGCCACGTTCAGCGTTCGCGGAGAGACTTTCGCGGCACACAAGATCGTGCTCGCCATGCGGTCCCCGGTGTTCAGAGCAGAGCTCTACGGGCCGATGAGGGAGACGGCAGCAGAGCTCATACAAATCGAGGACATGCAGCCTCATGTCTTCAGGGCTCTGCTCCACTTCATCTACACCGATTCACTGCCTGACATGGATGGGCTGGAAGGAGATGACCACAGAGAGATGATCCGGCACCTACTTGTGGCTGCGGACCGGTATGCCATGGACAGGCTGAAGGTGGTATGCCAGAGCATTCTTTCTGAGAAGATCGATGTGCAGACTGTGGCAACTACGTTAGCTTTAGCTGATCAGCACAACTGCCACATGCTTAAGGATGCTTGCCTTGAATTTATCAACTCGTCCACTATGGATGATGTAGCGTCTACACAAGGGTTTCTGGATCTCAAGAAGACTTGCCCCTCAGTCTTGGTCGATGTATTGTTGAAGATGAGAACGCTCAGCAAATCATAGTGTTGAGCACCTAGCTGTAATTTTAGAAGAATTTAAATAGTTATTATATGTCAGTTCTGAAGTTGTATGGATGCTAGACTGCTAGACCAAttttgcataaaacctcctacatTTATCTGAtcttggactgaaaatatgatctcTCCGGTCATCTATAGGCTTGATGTCCGCATTAAAATACAATTACTATTAGTACAGTACAGAATTTATCAGTTGTGTGCACCCTTAGTCAAGTAACCGATATCCAGGTAACCTACATTAAGAAATATACATGTGCTGTTGATGTATGCAAGGCACATATTTTATTTGTTATTATAGGCACGCTTCAGCTGACAAACTGTATCTTCCCCGGGATGTATATATTCCCAACACTCTCATGTGCCTAAATGAATTCTTAGCTTCCTTGGACTTCCTTAGGTACTAATTCTGAATATCATTTGTCAGGTTGGTTCTATATTGGTCATGCTAAAATAGTAACTCCTGTCACTTCACTTGTATATACAAGACGAGCCATTTGATCTAGTCTTAAGTCCCGTTgtcttaagtttgaccaagtctaTAGTAAAATCAACAACATTTGCaatatccaatctatggaaatatATTTCATGCTAAAATTAGTGATGTTCATTTCATAATATAGATATGTGTTAACGTCCACGTGATAAACTTTAAGACCATGCGATGGAGCTAATGAAAGTAGTACTCAAATGATTGTCAATCTAACCACACTTGAGTAataagtactacctccgtttcaaggaataaggcgccctcgttttacgagctttttgtttgaccaagaattactttaaatagataaagattgtttgtataaaattagtatcattcaaaagtgtttttcaatacgaatccaacgatactatatacatataatataatcaagattttgttgctcaatttctatggtcaaagttcgtcttgaaatacgcgtgcgccttattcgttgaaacggaggtagtataaaaAATGTTGGCCTTCGTTTTGGTTATAACACTTGGCACAAGCCAAGCCTTGTACACCATCACGCAACGACAAATATGATTAGTCATCTCCCATGTTTAGTTAGCTAAGATAGAATCCATCTCGCTACAAACAACTTTGTGAGGGTACTCTGCATCGACATATGCATAAACTTTTGAAAGAAAATTGGGAGTATCATCGCCACAAGGTAGACAATGAAATCGTCACTAAAGGATTTCACAATCATTGTCTCTTGTTTCTTATAGGAACTTCATTGTATTTATTCTAGAAATTTCATCATGTGGTTGTTCACATTATTACATTTTTCCGATAAATGGAATATAttaaatcaaaagatatcaattacacccagcctctacaacaacgcaacaccctaatggcagtacggatgcatgtagccaaaaaagataaaataaaactaagaaagaaaagtTCCCCTATAGTATCCCAGGCCTAGCAATAGTAATACATCCACCCCTAGACaatacctgaaatacagactctccaaaagcgacgcctccaagaagggaacaatgcaccatcaccgtcgtcgctcgatcaaagatcttaggttttcaccctgaagataatcCTCACtcccaaaacaatgcctccaacaaggttatagccagacacaaccagttaaggctagaccttgggttttcacctgaaaggtaggactctgaacttcacatgtgctgccgcccccactttcataccactgctgtgaATCcccgaacaccaagcaagttcctcaacatcgcgtagacttgaaccttctttagctaatcccccaatcccgccttcatgaaattctctgctTCTGATTTTAACATGGACcaaaagtctcttgatgtcaacacagaacagagtttcgcgccgctccctccagaaccaaacggttggaataaaagcatgggtgcgcgcgaccgaataccactcgATCCTgagaactccaggcaaaagatgcactgctcCATTCGctgtcggagccttccggaactcatcactccggctagatgaagaaagatcggcatccagaacatcttcatcttcacgaaagaagaaccctaggaccaccaccatgaaagccgGAACGGCCGGCCCCCACGCTGCCGCCATGGCAGGGATCCGtggtccatcttcctcctccaacccggccGGTGGAGGTCAGCAGCGATCCCGCTACCGTCCTTTCCCCGCCGAGTTCCGCCAAACCACCGCATCTCCCGCCATGATCTAGGTGAAGTAGCCGAAGGCCACTGCCACCAGACCTGCCGTCCACCATCGCGGCCCCTGGAAGACCCCGCCTCCGCGTGAAGGAGATTCCATGGACGCGCAACCACCGCCCTTGCCTTTGGCAGCCGGACGcggccgccatcgtcgaccctgACGGCGGCAACggccaagaggaggaagatgggccGCCTCTTCTTTGGTTCGGGTCGTCGCCCGGAGCCTCCTCGTGAGAGACGACCCGGGGCGAAGATGGGAAGGGAGGGGAGGGGATGGGAGGGGGCGGTGGTGGAGGGTGGAggggcggcggtggaggggcggcggctaggtcagggtGGGGCGGCCTCAGCTAGGTTCACATTATTACATAGGAATGACAGGTTTAAGAGTTACATAGGAGTCTTGTCTAGAAGTGCTAGGCACATgcatctttcataggaaagatatCCTAAAAAAAATGTAACAGCCTTAGAATTCATAATCGTACCGACTTCACCTCATGTACCCGAGGTTTCACCACTAGAAATCTATATTCAACCCTATGATGGGCGTAGTCAAGAAATAAATATGGTTCACAACCTTCTACAAAAAAATTACAGGGAAAGGCCACATAGACCATCGTACTCACAGCTTTTACCCCAAAAAATCCATAGTTTAATTGAAATGGCAAC contains the following coding sequences:
- the LOC124653806 gene encoding BTB/POZ and MATH domain-containing protein 2-like, coding for MAATRTVSTCIPVKTQGSHVFRIFGYSQHKGIGVGKFIRSGAFSVDGHDWAIRFYPDGFSQGSSHCISVYLELLSKDAKSTGLASSLHKTDPRMFNENDSSKFAPQEGSFISRHVFEASANLRDDHMEIECVVTVMKDARVSETKPCPRIEVPQPDITAHLGKLLEAKEGADATFSVRGETFAAHKIVLAMRSPVFRAELYGPMRETAAELIQIEDMQPHVFRALLHFIYTDSLPDMDGLEGDDHREMIRHLLVAADRYAMDRLKVVCQSILSEKIDVQTVATTLALADQHNCHMLKDACLEFINSSTMDDVASTQGFLDLKKTCPSVLVDVLLKMRTLSKS